Proteins encoded within one genomic window of Edaphobacter lichenicola:
- a CDS encoding radical SAM protein, with amino-acid sequence MLSSSDDLWLWIDSSSACNLACKLCYTTDMQGSDNMREDTLVVILKRVAESGLKLQALHLNWRGEPTLNPDLPLLLQRTEEHLPYFPVQWHTNGTMLTPEFAAKLVDAHSAQTIIFSLDGGTKESFERNRGAGNWQRALDGLEMVMERARERTGVKVGVYSIDLGVSPDRFDTRFTRLASLADFHVIMPPVRKDGSAGGSGTLVSLSELKAVPNGPCFWLGNAMAIDCHGIAFTCLLNGGTRLGDLRNESIQSLRERSRALRRSVELEGRRNISGCSKCRKIEGTAGSLQLISKASEASALDRSE; translated from the coding sequence ATGCTGAGTTCGAGTGATGATCTTTGGCTTTGGATAGACAGTAGCTCTGCGTGCAATCTCGCCTGCAAACTTTGCTACACAACTGACATGCAGGGCTCTGACAACATGCGCGAAGACACGCTTGTCGTGATCCTCAAACGGGTAGCGGAGTCCGGTCTGAAACTTCAAGCACTCCACTTGAATTGGAGGGGAGAGCCGACGCTAAATCCCGACCTTCCTTTGTTGCTACAGAGGACGGAAGAGCACCTCCCGTATTTCCCAGTGCAGTGGCATACAAACGGAACAATGTTGACGCCGGAATTTGCTGCGAAACTCGTGGATGCCCATTCTGCGCAGACGATTATTTTCTCTCTTGACGGTGGAACGAAAGAATCCTTTGAACGGAATCGAGGAGCGGGAAACTGGCAACGGGCATTGGATGGGCTCGAGATGGTGATGGAGCGTGCGAGAGAACGCACGGGCGTCAAAGTCGGAGTCTATAGCATCGACCTTGGGGTGTCGCCAGATCGATTTGATACCCGATTTACTCGGTTGGCCTCCCTTGCCGACTTCCATGTAATTATGCCCCCGGTTCGAAAGGATGGTAGCGCAGGGGGTTCCGGGACGCTTGTGTCTCTATCCGAACTCAAAGCTGTCCCGAACGGTCCATGTTTCTGGCTCGGTAACGCCATGGCGATTGATTGCCATGGTATTGCCTTTACATGCCTTCTCAATGGCGGTACTCGCCTCGGAGACCTTCGGAACGAAAGCATACAAAGTTTGAGGGAGAGGTCTCGCGCGTTGAGACGTTCTGTCGAACTTGAGGGCCGACGAAACATATCAGGCTGCTCAAAATGCAGGAAGATCGAAGGTACCGCAGGTAGTCTTCAACTTATTTCGAAGGCGAGCGAGGCTTCGGCTCTGGATCGTTCTGAATGA
- a CDS encoding tyrosine-type recombinase/integrase, which yields MARGVYEHPAGSGIWWIHYYAGGKRHREKVGRKSDATKLYQTRKADAIAGRKLPELRDSRVLHFSELIDDALEYVADHKDRRSYISKAEIVRKAIGSRPAAEITPQELERWLRSHCKTAATTNRYKAFISLCYREGLHNGKVTVNPARQVRHRRESVGRLRFLSRDEYDTLHEAIKARFPEHLAEFIVSVNTGMRLSEQYSLTWGQVHLDRRTIDLTKTKNGSARTVHLNADAVAALKTRHKKNTKPTDMVFPRQGPRFDTRSWFVPSLEDAKVSGYVWHSNRHTFCSWLAMAGASIKEIQELAGHKTITMSARYSHLSPEHRLSVIDRIASSAGSG from the coding sequence ATGGCAAGAGGCGTATACGAACACCCGGCGGGAAGTGGGATTTGGTGGATTCACTACTATGCCGGCGGCAAGCGTCATCGCGAAAAGGTTGGGCGCAAGTCTGACGCGACCAAGCTGTATCAGACACGGAAGGCCGATGCCATCGCTGGCCGTAAACTTCCCGAGTTGCGCGATAGTAGAGTCTTGCACTTCTCTGAGCTGATCGACGATGCTCTGGAATACGTTGCGGACCACAAGGACCGCCGCAGCTACATCAGCAAGGCGGAGATTGTCCGCAAGGCAATCGGTTCGCGACCCGCAGCAGAGATCACACCACAAGAGCTTGAACGCTGGCTCCGGTCGCACTGTAAAACAGCGGCGACCACGAATCGCTATAAGGCTTTCATCTCGCTCTGCTATCGGGAAGGATTGCATAACGGCAAGGTCACGGTGAACCCTGCCCGGCAGGTCCGCCATCGTCGGGAAAGTGTCGGGCGTTTGCGCTTCCTGAGCAGAGACGAATACGACACGCTTCACGAGGCGATCAAGGCACGGTTCCCAGAACATCTAGCTGAGTTCATTGTGTCGGTGAATACGGGCATGAGGCTATCAGAGCAGTATTCGCTCACCTGGGGCCAAGTGCATCTCGACAGGCGGACTATCGACCTCACGAAGACGAAGAACGGTTCAGCTAGGACAGTCCATTTGAATGCAGATGCGGTCGCGGCTCTCAAGACACGGCACAAGAAAAATACCAAGCCGACGGACATGGTTTTTCCACGTCAAGGGCCCCGGTTCGATACAAGGTCTTGGTTCGTCCCGTCACTCGAAGATGCAAAAGTTTCAGGTTATGTTTGGCACTCCAATCGGCATACCTTCTGCTCTTGGCTTGCGATGGCAGGCGCGTCGATTAAAGAGATTCAAGAGCTTGCTGGGCATAAGACGATTACGATGTCCGCTCGCTATAGCCACCTATCGCCTGAGCACAGACTTTCGGTGATCGATAGAATTGCGTCTTCTGCAGGATCTGGTTGA